A stretch of the Massilia varians genome encodes the following:
- a CDS encoding amino acid deaminase, producing MHTLPRGALALSSLDEQFLLPGTKGLPLTEALRQGAIGVQGWNVLRGDTSFPVAVLKASALQHNLAWMRDFCARHGATLAPHGKTTMSPQLFAAQLAGGAWSITLASATQVQVAHRFNVRRVLLANQLVARADIEAVLALLHEDPDFECFVLADSLEGVARLSTAVVARGLARPLPVLVELGLAGKRAGCRTSDEAIAVARAIAAADGLALAGFEGYEGLLVSADRDADLRAVRAFLAELVDLVETADGQRLFGAPEILISAGGSSYFDLVARGFAGMDDLSRPVRPVLRSGCYLTSDHGSYQRLLAQLDAREAHTVEGLRPALEVWSTVQSRPEPGLAILTMGKRDASYDEALPTPLLTHRPGSGAAAPTALPPGCTIVKMNDQHAYLALPEGELRASLQVGDLVGCGISHPCTTFDKWQVLLAVDDAYTVIQALNTFF from the coding sequence ATGCACACTCTCCCGCGCGGCGCCTTGGCCCTGTCCAGCCTCGACGAACAATTCCTGCTGCCCGGCACCAAGGGCCTGCCCTTGACCGAAGCGCTGCGCCAGGGCGCGATCGGCGTGCAGGGCTGGAACGTCCTGCGCGGCGACACCTCCTTCCCGGTCGCCGTCCTGAAGGCTTCGGCGCTCCAGCACAACCTGGCCTGGATGCGCGACTTCTGCGCGCGCCACGGCGCCACGCTGGCGCCGCATGGCAAGACCACGATGAGTCCGCAGCTGTTCGCGGCCCAGCTGGCGGGTGGCGCCTGGAGCATCACGCTGGCCAGCGCCACACAGGTGCAGGTGGCGCACCGTTTCAACGTGCGCCGCGTGCTGCTGGCCAACCAGCTGGTGGCGCGCGCCGACATCGAGGCGGTGCTGGCGCTGCTGCATGAGGACCCCGATTTCGAATGCTTCGTGCTGGCCGACTCGCTCGAGGGCGTCGCGCGCCTATCAACGGCGGTGGTGGCGCGCGGCCTGGCCCGGCCCCTGCCGGTACTGGTCGAACTCGGCCTGGCCGGCAAGCGTGCCGGCTGCCGGACGAGCGACGAAGCGATCGCGGTGGCGCGCGCCATCGCCGCGGCCGATGGCCTGGCGCTGGCAGGCTTCGAAGGCTACGAAGGCCTCCTGGTCAGCGCCGACCGCGATGCCGACCTGCGCGCGGTGCGCGCTTTCCTGGCCGAGCTGGTGGACCTGGTCGAGACGGCGGATGGGCAACGGCTGTTCGGCGCGCCTGAGATCCTGATTTCGGCCGGCGGCTCGTCCTATTTCGACCTGGTGGCGCGCGGTTTCGCCGGCATGGACGACTTGTCGCGCCCGGTGCGCCCCGTGCTGCGCAGCGGCTGCTACCTCACCAGCGACCACGGCTCCTACCAGCGCCTGCTGGCCCAGCTCGACGCCCGCGAAGCGCATACCGTGGAAGGATTGCGCCCGGCGCTGGAAGTCTGGAGCACCGTGCAGTCGCGCCCCGAGCCGGGCCTGGCCATCCTCACCATGGGCAAGCGCGACGCCTCCTATGACGAGGCGCTGCCGACCCCGCTGTTGACCCACCGTCCGGGCAGCGGCGCCGCGGCGCCCACGGCGCTGCCGCCGGGCTGCACGATCGTCAAGATGAACGACCAGCACGCCTACCTGGCGCTGCCGGAGGGCGAACTGCGCGCCAGCCTGCAGGTCGGCGACCTGGTCGGCTGCGGCATCTCGCACCCCTGCACCACCTTCGACAAGTGGCAAGTCTTGTTGGCAGTGGACGATGCTTATACCGTGATACAGGCGCTAAATACCTTCTTTTAG
- a CDS encoding ArnT family glycosyltransferase codes for MDIDGSHIRKLFIPFTLALLVGLLYLGAPSGNTFSWSDAPRHALNGVFIKDLFIDAPLGDPVGYAYAYYTKYPALTILFYPPLFYAISAPFYALFGVSEHTALLVIGLHYVAFAWGSLRLFRFWLGEWQALAAAVMLIAAPEIAFWGRQVMLEIPSLAFSIWSAVLFTRYRRESRSSLLYWTLVLLVMAMYTKLTAGFMALVYAVTLLAERRSTLLRDRHAWGAALLGLVGLIPLLVLTVKFGQANVQSATGIADALASRSSLAGWTWYVERLPGQLGWPLVIAAAVGALVLLKRRRIEGFIRGDLLFWMLWFLFGYLFFSAIDLKEARHSLFILPPVVLVAVLALSTLLPARAVAPACAVLAVLVLGQTALMRPVHYVGGYSEAADFVARKAKRGTAVLFSGYRDGSFVFNMRAREDRRDMSVVRADKLLLNVAVRRELGVKEKELDEAAISERIDSLGIEYVVVQPGFWNDLAVMQRFEQVIASEQFEEVARINTPSNYSAHEKELVIYRNRHPVKAGGAQHEIELPIIGRTIPAVR; via the coding sequence ATGGACATTGATGGTTCCCACATTCGCAAGTTGTTTATTCCGTTTACGCTGGCGCTGCTTGTAGGCTTACTCTATCTTGGCGCGCCATCAGGGAATACTTTTTCTTGGAGCGACGCGCCACGCCATGCCCTGAACGGCGTGTTCATCAAGGACTTGTTCATAGATGCGCCCCTTGGCGACCCGGTCGGCTATGCCTACGCCTATTACACCAAGTATCCGGCATTGACCATCCTGTTCTACCCACCGCTGTTCTATGCGATCAGTGCGCCCTTTTATGCGCTTTTCGGCGTTTCCGAACACACGGCACTGCTGGTGATCGGGCTCCATTACGTCGCCTTTGCCTGGGGTAGCTTACGCCTGTTTCGCTTCTGGCTGGGGGAGTGGCAAGCCCTGGCCGCCGCAGTGATGCTGATAGCGGCGCCCGAGATTGCCTTCTGGGGTCGTCAGGTGATGCTCGAGATTCCCAGCCTCGCCTTCTCGATCTGGAGCGCTGTACTATTCACGCGCTACCGGCGCGAGTCCCGCTCCAGCCTGCTGTACTGGACGCTGGTGCTACTGGTAATGGCCATGTATACCAAGCTGACGGCCGGTTTCATGGCACTGGTCTACGCCGTTACCTTGCTGGCCGAGCGGCGCTCCACGCTGCTGCGCGACCGCCACGCCTGGGGCGCCGCCCTCCTTGGCTTGGTGGGTCTGATTCCGCTGCTGGTCCTGACTGTCAAGTTCGGCCAGGCGAACGTCCAGTCGGCCACCGGCATCGCCGACGCCCTGGCCTCGCGTTCTTCGCTTGCCGGCTGGACCTGGTATGTGGAACGCCTGCCGGGACAACTCGGCTGGCCACTGGTCATCGCCGCCGCCGTCGGCGCCCTGGTCCTGCTGAAGCGTCGCCGCATAGAAGGCTTCATCCGCGGCGACCTGCTATTCTGGATGCTCTGGTTCCTGTTCGGCTACCTGTTCTTCTCGGCCATCGATCTGAAGGAAGCACGCCATTCCCTGTTCATCCTGCCACCGGTGGTACTGGTTGCGGTGCTGGCGCTGTCGACCCTGCTGCCGGCCCGTGCCGTCGCGCCGGCCTGCGCCGTGCTGGCCGTACTGGTGCTTGGCCAGACTGCCTTGATGCGCCCCGTCCATTACGTGGGCGGCTATTCCGAAGCGGCTGATTTCGTCGCGCGCAAGGCCAAGCGCGGCACTGCGGTGCTGTTCTCCGGCTACCGCGACGGCTCCTTCGTATTCAACATGCGGGCGCGTGAAGACCGCAGGGACATGTCGGTCGTCCGCGCCGACAAGCTGCTGCTGAACGTGGCGGTAAGGCGCGAATTGGGCGTCAAGGAAAAAGAGTTGGATGAAGCGGCGATCAGTGAGCGCATCGACAGCCTCGGCATTGAATACGTGGTAGTGCAGCCGGGTTTCTGGAACGACCTCGCGGTTATGCAGCGCTTCGAGCAGGTTATTGCCTCGGAACAGTTCGAGGAAGTTGCCCGCATCAATACGCCGTCCAACTATTCGGCCCACGAGAAAGAACTGGTCATCTACCGCAACCGCCATCCGGTGAAGGCAGGCGGCGCACAGCACGAGATCGAGCTGCCGATCATTGGCCGCACGATTCCGGCAGTGCGATAA
- the pip gene encoding prolyl aminopeptidase yields MTATPPSLFPPIQPIRHGMLAVDELHTIYWEEVGNPNGIPVLFLHGGPGAGLSPQHRRFFDPSAYRVILFDQRGAGKSTPLGEWRNNTTQLLIDDIERLRQMFGVKQWLVFGGSWGSTLALAYGQAYPERCLGFVLRGIFLCTKPEVDWFINGVKWFYPELYEEFVAPIPQAERGDLLKAYCERLLCDDPAVYWPAARAWSRFEGRRVFLLPQPDEPSSDALDLGVGRLESHYMLHGAFLDEDQLVRDIGRIAHLPATIVQGRYDVICPPLSAWRLHQAWPGAKLHMIPDGGHGALETGIARALVNATEQFKRHGRFD; encoded by the coding sequence ATGACCGCCACACCGCCGTCCCTGTTCCCGCCGATCCAGCCCATCCGCCACGGCATGCTCGCCGTCGACGAGTTGCACACGATCTACTGGGAAGAAGTCGGCAACCCCAACGGCATCCCGGTGCTGTTCCTGCATGGCGGGCCGGGCGCCGGCCTGTCGCCGCAGCACCGCCGCTTCTTCGACCCGAGCGCCTACCGCGTGATCCTGTTCGACCAGCGCGGGGCCGGCAAGTCGACGCCGCTGGGCGAATGGCGCAACAACACGACCCAGCTCCTGATCGACGACATCGAGCGCTTGCGCCAGATGTTCGGCGTCAAGCAGTGGCTGGTGTTCGGCGGCTCCTGGGGCTCGACCCTGGCGCTGGCCTATGGCCAGGCCTACCCGGAGCGCTGCCTCGGCTTCGTGCTGCGCGGGATCTTCCTGTGCACGAAGCCCGAGGTCGACTGGTTCATCAACGGGGTCAAGTGGTTCTATCCCGAGCTGTACGAGGAATTCGTGGCGCCGATCCCGCAGGCCGAGCGCGGCGACCTGCTCAAGGCCTATTGCGAGCGCCTGCTGTGCGACGACCCGGCCGTGTACTGGCCGGCCGCGCGCGCCTGGAGCCGCTTCGAAGGCCGGCGCGTGTTCCTGCTGCCGCAGCCGGACGAGCCGTCGTCGGATGCGCTCGACCTCGGTGTCGGCCGCCTGGAGTCGCACTACATGCTGCACGGCGCTTTTCTCGACGAAGACCAGCTGGTGCGCGACATCGGCCGCATCGCCCACCTGCCGGCCACCATCGTGCAGGGCCGCTACGACGTGATCTGCCCGCCGCTGTCGGCCTGGCGCCTGCACCAGGCCTGGCCCGGCGCGAAACTGCACATGATTCCGGACGGCGGCCACGGCGCCCTCGAGACCGGCATCGCCCGCGCGCTGGTGAACGCCACCGAGCAGTTCAAGCGCCACGGCCGCTTTGATTGA
- a CDS encoding DUF2721 domain-containing protein produces the protein MNLQLSDIGHVIQLAIAPVFLLTGVATKLTVLTNRLARIIDRTRVLEDRLRKGPDAEYSAELEILYVRSHLVNTAIGSSTACGLLICLVIAMLFLGDTMNIPLDQYIAGLFVLAMIGLISSFVYFLREVLIASRFMRMQHTHSLQQPHQRTTLKD, from the coding sequence ATGAATCTCCAGCTTAGCGACATCGGCCACGTCATCCAGTTGGCGATCGCCCCGGTATTCCTGCTGACTGGCGTGGCGACCAAGCTGACCGTGCTGACCAACCGGCTGGCGCGCATCATCGACCGCACCCGCGTGCTCGAAGACCGCCTGCGCAAGGGGCCGGACGCCGAATACTCGGCCGAGCTCGAGATCCTGTACGTCCGCTCGCACCTGGTCAACACGGCGATCGGCTCCAGCACCGCCTGCGGCCTCCTGATCTGCCTGGTGATCGCGATGCTGTTCCTGGGCGACACCATGAACATCCCGCTGGACCAGTACATTGCCGGCCTGTTCGTGCTTGCCATGATCGGCCTGATCAGCAGCTTCGTCTACTTCCTGCGCGAGGTCCTGATCGCTTCGCGCTTCATGCGCATGCAGCACACGCACTCGCTGCAGCAGCCGCACCAGCGCACCACCCTCAAAGATTGA